One window of Mauremys mutica isolate MM-2020 ecotype Southern chromosome 20, ASM2049712v1, whole genome shotgun sequence genomic DNA carries:
- the DNAJC14 gene encoding dnaJ homolog subfamily C member 14 → MCETKPDSSCCWSGEFSEGRGAPGASPGVDNGPLFSSFGDPGSTGPNGSQFFRECCGPEGPERTSPSQSWPKQLHGATNGLEPMEARGPAAAGTPSVRETLLAEPSAERLGKVEEAGHSPHQGFPEGSGQGTACAAGEGVAWNGSCDRVPMGLLEEDGLHFTEYSAPGSGLSSYECSCSCQGESLDPSRTYLEKGNCSCSITCQRWASESPGAEDEAFGPDSAPLLQGQEEYEEDDGVSKASEDPSDSGRTLSGRKNGRRQRHRSGTKDKEEGKENAKREGRSAPAGGKHKQARKRSHTDRQRHLKAEVPKQLEELAWVCVSCFKKLIKLVLVITHECGEYVEAGGRLLYSCCQLDAWDLGSAQGSMRTWSQRAKSSSGKAARWLGSWGNRLWRLLKMLGALLFLVLMLLLGSLRLCWRVSKSLLLAGAAKLGRTSSVAWLLSLLDSPFLRRTWALFKETRTCKYVSHLLQKWRGLLGASKGLRTDGLGEAVAGPDPGTGGRYQPSQEVARLLALADVPEEELNPFQVLGLEVTASDTELKKAYRQLAVLVHPDKNEHPRAEEAFKVLRAAWDIVSNPEKRKEYEIKRMAESELTRSMTEFLTKLREDLKEAMNTMMCSKCQGKHRRFEMDRDPLSARYCAECGKLHPAKEGDFWAESSLLGLKITYFALMDGKIYDITEWAGCQRVGISPDTHRVPYHISFGSRSSGSGGRQRTASEGSPASAADLQDFFNRIFQGTPGQMPNGGFFRPPQPPQAAAPSASAPAPKTESAAPKGDSKQKRRKKVRRPFQR, encoded by the exons atgtGTGAAACCAAACCGGATAGttcctgctgctggagtggcGAGTTCTCGGAGGGCAGGGGTGCACCAGGTGCCAGCCCTGGTGTGGATAACGGACCCTTGTTCTCAAGTTTTGGGGATCCGGGAAGCACTGGGCCTAACGGCAGCCAGTTCTTCCGAGAATGCTGCGGTCCTGAAGGCCCAGAGCGTACGTCTCCAAGCCAGAGCTGGCCGAAACAGCTCCACGGAGCCACCAACGGCTTGGAACCGATGGAGGCTCGtggaccagctgctgctgggactcCTAGCGTACGTGAGACATTGCTAGCCGAACCATCAGCCGAGAGGCTAGGGAAGGTGGAGGAGGCCGGCCATTCTCCCCATCAGGGCTTTCCAGAAGGCAGCGGGCAGGGGACTGCCTGCGCCGCAGGGGAGGGTGTTGCTTGGAATGGAAGCTGCGACCGAGTACCGATGGGGCTGCTTGAAGAGGATGGCTTGCACTTTACTGAGTACAGTGCCCCTGGCTCCGGTCTGTCCAGTTACGAATGTTCCTGTAGTTGTCAGGGCGAGAGTTTGGATCCCTCCAGGACTTATTTGGAAAAGGGGAACTGCTCGTGTAGCATCACCTGCCAGCGCTGGGCTTCAGAGTCCCCTGGAGCCGAGGATGAAGCCTTTGGTCCTGATTCAGCACCATTGCTGCAGGGCCAGGAGGAATACGAGGAAGATGACGGCGTGTCCAAGGCCAGCGAGGACCCTTCCGACTCCGGCAGGACGCTCAGCGGCCGGAAGAATGGGAGACGCCAGAGGCACCGCTCTGGCACGAAGgacaaggaggaggggaaggagaatgCCAAGCGGGAGGGTAGATCTGCGCCGGCTGGCGGGAAGCACAAGCAGGCCAGGAAGAGGAGCCATACGGACCGGCAGCGCCACCTAAAAGCGGAGGTCCCCAAGCAGCTGGAAGAGCTGGCCTGGGTCTGTGTCTCCTGTTTCAAGAAGCTCATCAAGCTGGTGCTGGTCATCACCCATGAGTGTGGCGAGTACGTGGAAGCTGGTGGGAGGCTCCTCTACTCCTGCTGCCAGCTCGATGCCTGGGACCTGGGCTCCGCCCAAGGCAGCATGAGGACGTGGAGCCAGCGGGCCAAGAGCAGCTCGGGGAAGGCGGCCCGGTGGCTGGGTTCCTGGGGGAACCGGCTGTGGCGGCTGCTCAAGATGCTGGGTGCCCTGCTCTTCCTGGTGCTCATGCTGCTCCTGGGCAGCCTGCGGCTGTGCTGGCGAGTCTCCAAGTCCCTGCTCCTTGCTGGGGCAGCTAAGCTGGGCAGAACCAGCAGCGTGGCTTGGCTCCTCTCGCTCCTGGACTCCCCCTTCCTCCGCAGAACATGGGCTCTCTTCAAAGAAACCAGGACTTGCAAGTACGTGTCCCACTTGCTGCAAAAGTGGAGAGGGCTGCTTGGGGCATCCAAAGGACTAAGGACCGATGGGCTGGgagaggctgtggctggccctgatcctggcacaggggggcGCTACCAGCCCAGCCAGGAGGTGGCACGGCTGCTGGCCCTGGCCGACGTGCCTGAGGAAGAGCTGAACCCCTtccaggtgctggggctggaggtgactGCTTCAGACACAGAGCTGAAGAAGGCCTATCGTCAGCTGGCCGTGCTG GTTCATCCTGACAAGAACGAGCATCCGCGGGCGGAGGAAGCCTTCAAGGTGCTGCGAGCCGCCTGGGACATCGTGAGCAACCcggagaagaggaaagagtacgaGAT CAAGCGGATGGCGGAGAGCGAGCTGACCAGGTCCATGACTGAGTTCCTCACCAAGCTGCGGGAAGACCTGAAGGAGGCCATGAACACCATGATGTGCAGCAAGTGCCAGGGGAAGCACAG GAGGTTCGAGATGGACCGAGATCCGCTCAGCGCTCGCTACTGCGCGGAGTGTGGCAAGCTGCACCCTGCCAAGGAGGGAGACTTCTGGGCCGAATCGAGCCTGCTGGGATTGAAAATCACCTACTTCGCCCTGATGGATGGGAAAATCTATGACATCACAG AGTGGGCTGGCTGCCAGCGGGTTGGGATCTCTCCTGACACCCATCGCGTCCCGTATCACATATCATTTGGATCACGGAGCTCTGGCTCGGGTGGACGCCAGAG AACTGCCTCTGAAGGCAGCCCTGCCTCGGCAGCAGACCTGCAGGACTTCTTCAACCGCATATTTCAGGGGACCCCAGGGCAGATGCCCAACGGGGGCTTCTTCAggccaccccaacccccccaggcagcagctccttctgcttctgctcctgccccGAAGACAGAGAGTGCAGCCCCAAAAGGGGACTCGAAGCAGAAAAGGCGGAAGAAAGTTCGCCGTCCCTTCCAGCGCTGA
- the LOC123353972 gene encoding transmembrane protein 198-like — protein sequence MEPDLLPLVLTAEPWGFNQQATELGPGTPGLDPCSLNLERRYQAVPAAVCALCCLFGVIYSCFGYRCFKAIMFLSGLLFGSLVIFLLCYKERVLETQLSLEVSAGIALGIGALCGLVTMLVHSVGLFMTGLLLGLLLATAGLVATEPLYQPQSLWVPVGSVLGLALLCALLALRWQKPLTVLSTAVFGAAVIVGCVDYFVELLALLGHVYDRLRLAPSAPLCWHSWAVLALWPALSVLGLLLQWKVTAEGYSHTDVIISRRQKRLQLLRIRQKEAKKRQSLPPQEGSYRRKPNPVKRYAGDVLAPSYIQSLRDRQLGTGSATHTVLDLDYDCGSTVPLTAPAPGGRL from the exons ATGGAGCCCGACCTCCTGCCCCTCGTCCTGACGGCCGAGCCCTGGGGCTTTAACCAGCAGGCCACGGAGCTGGGGCCGGGCACCCCCGGCCTGGACCCCTGCAGCCTGAACCTGGAGCGTCGCTACCAGGCCGTGCCCGCCGCAGTCTGCGCCCTCTGCTGCCTCTTCGGGGTCATCTACAGCTGCTTCG GTTACCGCTGCTTCAAAGCCATCATGTTCCTGTCGGGGCTTCTCTTCGGCTCCCTGGTCATCTTCCTGCTGTGCTACAAGGAGCGAGTGCTGGAGACGCAGCTGAGCCTGGAAGTGAGCGCGGGCATCGCGCTGGGCATCGGGGCGCTGTGCGGGCTGGTCACTATGCTGGTGCACAGCGTGGGGCTCTTCATgacagggctgctgctggggctgctgctggccacggcCGGCCTGGTGGCCACGGAGCCGCTCTACCAGCCGCAGAGCCTGTGGGTGCCCGTGGGCAGCGTGCTGGGGCTGGCACTGCTCTGCGCCCTGCTGGCGCTGCGCTGGCAGAAGCCGCTCACCGTGCTCTCCACGGCCGTCTTCGGGGCCGCCGTCATCGTGGGCTGCGTGGACTATTTCGTGGAGCTGCTGGCGCTGCTGGGCCACGTGTACGACCGGCTGCGCCTGGCACCCTCGGCCCCGCTCTGCTGGCACAGCTGGGCCGTCCTGGCGCTCTGGCCGGCCCTCAGCGTGCTGGGCCTGCTGCTGCAGTGGAAAGTGACGGCCGAGGGCTACTCGCACACGGAcg TGATCATCAGCCGGCGGCAGAAGCGGTTGCAGCTGCTGCGGATCCGGCAGAAGGAGGCCAAGAAACGGCAGAGCCTCCCCCCGCAGGAGGGCAGCTACCGGCGCAAGCCCAACCCCGTCAAGCGCTATGCAGGCGACGTCCTGGCGCCG AGCTACATCCAGAGCCTGCGGGATCGCCAGCTGGGCACCGGCAGCGCCACCCACACCGTCCTCGACCTGGACTACGACTGCGGCTCCACCGTGCCCCTGACGGCCCCTGCGCCCGGCGGGCGCCTCTGA